The following coding sequences lie in one Eschrichtius robustus isolate mEscRob2 chromosome 10, mEscRob2.pri, whole genome shotgun sequence genomic window:
- the SPATA31G1 gene encoding spermatogenesis-associated protein 31G1: protein MEWLPEGLLGAEGDMGFLWGQLTHALACRHCGSSCLLSPGNLGLPLLYRVAFLDRLWKQKSGEEEEEEEEEEEEAPLDPLKPCSLPKEAPIGEQATTAPSQPSCDSEGLHKAVGTLEQVLTQTPNPSRSFPTFQILTNLPVRHKTASGSHLQQRKSQLFWGLPSLHSESLEAIFLSSGGLSPLKLSVSPSVFFNKFAFLPRTPVLLLPQYCSPTPLPTHEVHTTEDLEGMASDPQQLPSPSSPPVPSLPLHLKSFPMDHKRVLSGTEANTQWLTQQREGVSPIGGLSGPEALWETTRQRENPQISEPPTSVPCQSVAPMAEPQGTSTLEVPPVYETQWGTTGHKDSTQAFQPPTPAPCPPPHPLPELQGGSPLGDPSGYEPQWRCRENSTKLWAFEPPALDVDPGLHGTIPACVASGSETPWKGTQSRENLWVSADPVSSPSLPSASLLESLGTGAQAVLSESKALWEAMRQTDNLWTSESPGPGHSPSLAPILEPHRIHPVGGLTGSETAWKDTVHSRNSWAFESPSLAFSPPAVLVLDSLRASPMGVLFDSEATCGDIERRKNSWASELPACSLPQDPRGANPLGVQSDSEPTGGDMEQKETCCVPVSPLWGPSPRPNSMSKSHTSEPIGDQCNCKPEGETVEQRENCWTIELPAPTPRSLSAPLPDPHIDLEFVWRNVQQRGIPQDPSLPAVDPLQPIPWSPTQAEALEIESNQPGLPKGELLPGDKAETPSSQGEAVPKVPTHSEIQAWHWSKELELRLKKLQQSPASRALGPSQSFGSSPALSSTTQATRRLSSCPPQQIHPLSLCPNSSSCHPPKPQSTVTQPVQVPHCYHSHSSIQPQLWKSGRAEQGSQKEQRMNVKMVSQISSQGSCVHCPGLEEPSYPEVPASGKRQDKASALSSAKKRESPRKPKEGDHGEGDAKLGSTTVTGKSHLAQARLAEVPVSRLSQRSQHRDQSSRHTALALQPHSKASGSQDQRGARLGAGDTLAPRHCKHCPWAQKRLSSPTPQAPLTRGLQSMLAKFLGTHGPLPTKSSQQRKGW, encoded by the exons ATGGAATGGCTGCCAGAGGGCCTGCTTGGGGCTGAGGGGGACATGGGGTTTCTCTGGGGCCAGTTGACCCATGCCCTGGCCTGCAGGCACTGTGGCAGCAGCTGCCTCCTGAGTCCAGGGAACCTG GGCCTACCACTTCTGTACCGCGTGGCTTTCCTTGATCGCCTGTGGAAGCAGAAGTcaggggaggaagaagaagaggaggaggaggaagaagaggaggcacCTCTGGATCCACTGAAGCCATGTTCTCTTCCCAAAGAAGCTCCTATTGGAGAACAAGCCACCACAGCCCCATCCCAGCCATCCTGTGATTCTGAGGGCCTCCACAAGGCCGTAGGGACACTAGAGCAAGTACTCACGCAGACCCCAAACCCTTCCAGATCCTTCCCCACCTTTCAGATCTTGACCAACCTGCCTGTGAGGCACAAGACAGCATCAGGGAGCCACCTACAGCAGAGAAAAAGCCAGCTCTTCTGGGGTCTCCCCTCTTTGCACAGTGAGTCCTTGGAGGCCATCTTCCTGAGCTCAGGTGGCCTCTCTCCCCTGAAGTTGTCTGTCAGTCCTTCTGTCTTCTTTAACAAGTTTGCCTTCCTGCCTAGAACCCCAGTATTGCTGCTTCCCCAGTATTGCTCCCCAACCCCACTTCCTACACATGAAGTCCATACTACAGAAGATCTGGAAGGAATGGCCTCTGACCCTCAGCAACTACCCTCCCCATCTTCCCCTCCTGTCCCATCACTTCCCCTCCATCTTAAATCCTTTCCCATGGACCATAAGAGAGTCCTATCTGGCACTGAGGCAAATACACAGTGGCTTACACAGCAGAGAGAG GGAGTCAGCCCTATAGGAGGCCTCTCTGGACCTGAGGCCCTCTGGGAAACCACAAGGCAAAGAGAGAATCCTCAGATCTCTGAGCCTCCAACCTCAGTCCCTTGCCAATCTGTAGCCCCCATGGCAGAGCCTCAAGGAACCAGCACCCTGGAAGTTCCACCTGTATATGAGACTCAGTGGGGAACCACAGGACATAAAGACAGTACTCAAGCCTTTCAGCCCCCAACgccagccccctgccctcccccacatCCCCTGCCAGAACTCCAGGGAGGCAGTCCCCTGGGAGATCCATCTGGATATGAGCCCCAGTGGAGATGCAGAGAAAATTCAACAAAGCTTTGGGCCTTTGAGCCCCCAGCCTTGGACGTCGACCCAGGACTCCATGGAACCATCCCTGCATGTGTCGCATCAGGATCTGAGACTCCGTGGAAGGGCACACAGAGTAGAGAAAATCTTTGGGTCTCTGCAGACCCAGTTTCATCTCCCAGCCTTCCCTCAGCCTCTCTGCTGGAGTCCCTAGGAACGGGTGCCCAGGCAGTCTTGTCTGAGTCCAAAGCTTTGTGGGAGGCCATGAGGCAGACAGACAACCTCTGGACCTCAGAATCTCCAGGCCCTGGCCACAGCCCATCTCTAGCTCCTATTCTGGAACCCCACAGAATCCATCCTGTGGGAGGGCTCACTGGGTCAGAAACTGCATGGAAGGACACTGTTCATTCCCGGAATTCCTGGGCTTTTGAATCGCCATCTCTGGCCTTCAGCCCACCCGCTGTTCTTGTACTGGATTCCCTCAGAGCTAGCCCTATGGGGGTCCTGTTTGATTCTGAAGCTACatgtggggacatagaaaggagAAAGAACTCCTGGGCCTCTGAGCTCCCAGCTTGCAGCTTACCCCAAGACCCACGTGGAGCCAACCCCTTGGGAGTCCAGTCTGACTCTGAGCCTACTGGGGGGGACATGGAGCAGAAAGAAACCTGTTGTGTTCCTGTGTCCCCATTGTGGGGTCCCAGCCCACGCCCAAACTCTATGTCAAAGTCTCACACAAGTGAGCCTATTGGAGACCAATGCAACTGTAAACCTGAGGGGGAAACAGTGGAGCAGAGAGAGAACTGCTGGACCATTGAACTCCCAGCCCCAACCCCCAGGTCACTCTCGGCTCCTCTACCAGATCCACACATTGACCTTGAGTTTGTGTGGAGGAATGTACAACAAAGAGGGATCCCCCAGGACCCCAGCCTTCCAGCAGTGGATCCCCTCCAGCCAATACCCTGGTCTCCCACCCAAGCTGAAGCTCTGGAGATTGAGTCCAACCAGCCTGGCCTACCCAAGGGAGAGCTGCTCCCAGGGGATAAGGCGGAGACTCCATCCTCCCAGGGTGAGGCTGTCCCAAAGGTGCCCACCCACTCTGAGATCCAGGCCTGGCACTGGAGTAAAGAGTTGGAACTCAGGCTGAAGAAACTACAGCAGAGCCCTGCTTCCAGAGCTCTTGGCCCAAGTCAATCATTTGGCAGCTCCCCTGCCCTGAGCTCCACAACTCAAGCCACCCGGAGACTCTCTTCTTGCCCACCACAGCAGATTCATCCCCTCAGTCTGTGCCCCAACTCTTCAAGCTGTCATCCCCCCAAACCTCAGAGCACAGTAACTCAGCCTGTCCAGGTCCCCCACTGTTATCACTCCCACTCCTCTATCCAACCTCAGCTGTGGAAGTCTGGCAGGGCAGAACAAGGGTCTCAGAAAGAGCAAAGAATGAACGTGAAGATGGTGTCCCAGATCTCATCCCAGGGGTCATGTGTTCACTGCCCAGGCCTGGAAGAGCCCTCATACCCTGAGGTTCCAGCCTCAGGCAAGAGACAGGACAAGGCTTCAGCCCTATCTTcagccaaaaagagagagagccccAGGAAACCCAAAGAAGGAGACCACGGAGAAGGGGATGCAAAATTGGGGTCAACCACAGTTACAGGGAAAAGCCACCTAGCCCAGGCCAGACTAGCAGAGGTCCCTGTAAGCAGACTTTCGCAAAGATCTCAGCACAGGGACCAGAGCTCTCGACACACTGCTCTCGCCCTGCAGCCTCACTCAAAGGCTTCAGGTTCCCAAGATCAGAGGGGGGCAAGGCTGGGAGCTGGTGACACCCTGGCCCCTCGGCATTGTAAGCACTGCCCTTGGGCCCAGAAGCGTCTTTCCTCCCCCACACCTCAGGCTCCCCTTACCAGGGGTCTCCAAAGCATGTTAGCCAAATTTCTGGGTACCCATGGACCCCTGCCCACCAAATCCAGTCAGCAGAGAAAAGGCTGGTAG
- the DNAJB5 gene encoding dnaJ homolog subfamily B member 5, giving the protein MGKDYYKILGIPSGANEDEIKKAYRKMALKYHPDKNKEPNAEEKFKEIAEAYDVLSDPKKRGLYDQYGEEGLKSGGGSSGGSSGSFHYTFHGDPHATFASFFGGSNPFDIFFASTRSTRPFSGFDPDDMDVDEDEDPFGSFGRFGFNGLSRGPRRAPEPLYSRRKVQDPPVVHELRVSLEEIYHGSTKRMKITRRRLNPDGRTVRTEDKILHIVIKRGWKEGTKITFPKEGDATPDNIPADIVFVLKDKPHAHFRRDGTNVLYSALISLKEALCGCTVNIPTIDGRVIPLPCNDVIKPGTVKRLRGEGLPFPKVPTQRGDLIVEFKVRFPDRLTPQTRQILKQHLPCS; this is encoded by the exons ATAAGAACAAAGAACCCAACGCTGAGGAGAAGTTTAAGGAGATCGCAGAGGCCTATGACGTGCTGAGTGACCCTAAGAAACGGGGCCTGTATGACCAGTATGGGGAGGAAG GCCTGAAGAGCGGCGGCGGTTCATCAGGGGGCTCCAGTGGCTCCTTTCACTACACCTTTCATGGGGACCCCCACGCCACATTTGCCTCCTTCTTTGGCGGCTCCAACCCCTTCGATATCTTCTTTGCCAGCACTCGCTCCACTCGTCCCTTCAGTGGCTTTGACCCAGACGACATGGATGTGGATGAAGATGAGGACCCATTTGGCTCCTTTGGCCGCTTTGGGTTCAATGGGCTGAGTAGGGGTCCAAGGCGAGCCCCAGAACCACTGTACTCTCGGCGCAAGGTGCAGGACCCACCTGTGGTGCATGAGCTGAGGGTGTCCCTGGAGGAAATCTACCACGGCTCCACCAAACGCATGAAGATCACAAGGCGGCGCCTCAACCCTGACGGGCGAACTGTACGCACCGAGGACAAGATCCTGCACATTGTCATCAAGCGTGGCTGGAAGGAAGGCACCAAGATCACCTTCCCCAAAGAGGGCGATGCCACACCTGACAACATCCCTGCTGACATCGTCTTTGTGCTCAAAGACAAGCCCCATGCACACTTCCGCCGAGATGGCACCAACGTGCTCTACAGTGCCCTGATCAGCCTCAAGGAG GCACTGTGTGGCTGTACCGTGAACATTCCCACCATTGATGGCCGAGTGATCCCTTTGCCCTGCAATGATGTCATCAAGCCAGGCACCGTGAAGAGACTCCGTGGGGAGGGCCTTCCCTTCCCCAAGGTGCCCACCCAGCGGGGAGACCTCATTGTTGAATTCAAAGTTCGCTTCCCAGATAGATTAACACCACAGACAAGACAGATCCTTAAGCAGCACTTACCGTGCTCCTAG